Proteins from a single region of Acidobacteriota bacterium:
- a CDS encoding ABC transporter permease produces MRDLRYALRLIAKSPWLSLVAVLSLALGLGANTTIFAFANRLLLQKPPVANPSRLVEIYTHDPDPRAALNGDYPLSYPDYLSFLHRAHSLSGLLAYSPLNQVNVVTAPGASTQPWTGELVTDGYFHVLGLHPALGRWFVSAEDTVNDASPVVVLSFAIWKTQFGGLPGILGRTVQMNGAPYSVIGVAPESFHGLFGGVECNFWAPVTMSDHLGEPGVIEQRAHRALLAVGRLNPGVTLAAASTELDMIQHQLDQQYPKAELATFGGLAVPLEAIPKPFRGSASSIVLLLEVVVGLVLLIACTNTALVLLAQALGRQREWALRAALGASRRRLLRQGLVHSVLLALIAGGLGLGIAELLWPLLIRLRPSGFPLAPPTGLSASLIAFTFALALVAGILFGLAPALQATRLRVLDYIKDGTPGSGGVRSRLRSGFIIAQMALCVVVLVGAALCLRSLARARAINPGFDTQHLVLVHDVSPQSLGHNGPAAHQFLLQVRQAVDRVPGVTAAAWIVEVPLQTGESDAMVLPPGASPGTHGEGYRVEVTSVSPNYFRASGTPLLAGRGFTEADLAAGRHLIVINENLARHFWPQGGAVGHEFTFPGDSTHPPATIVGVAANGKYHNLNESPRPYLYELTPIATPGSLMIHVAGSPASFLPAIRKQLQLLDPNLLSANIQTGAAFMELPLYTARMTSVLLGSFGILALLLAIVGLYGVMATTVTRRTREYGIRMALGAGSGNLLRLVLGQGLRLALWGTLAGVVLAALLTRYLSSLLYGMSPADPVSYFAAVALLIAVTLLASLIPALRAARVDPLPALRQE; encoded by the coding sequence ATGCGAGACCTGCGCTATGCGTTGCGTCTGATCGCGAAAAGCCCCTGGCTGTCGCTGGTTGCGGTGCTCTCGCTGGCGCTGGGCCTGGGCGCCAACACCACCATCTTCGCCTTCGCCAACCGTCTGCTGCTGCAGAAGCCGCCGGTGGCCAATCCCTCGCGTCTGGTCGAAATCTACACCCACGACCCCGACCCCCGCGCCGCGCTCAATGGCGACTATCCACTCAGCTATCCCGACTACCTCAGCTTCCTCCATCGCGCTCACAGCCTTTCCGGCTTGCTCGCCTACAGCCCGCTCAACCAGGTCAATGTGGTCACCGCGCCCGGCGCGTCAACCCAGCCCTGGACCGGTGAGCTTGTGACTGACGGCTACTTCCATGTCCTCGGTCTCCACCCGGCCCTCGGCCGCTGGTTCGTCTCCGCCGAAGATACAGTGAATGACGCCAGCCCCGTCGTCGTGCTCTCCTTCGCCATCTGGAAAACCCAGTTCGGCGGTTTGCCCGGCATCCTGGGCCGCACGGTTCAAATGAACGGCGCTCCCTACAGCGTCATTGGCGTCGCCCCGGAGAGTTTTCATGGCCTGTTTGGCGGCGTCGAGTGCAATTTCTGGGCGCCGGTCACCATGTCCGATCATCTCGGCGAACCTGGCGTCATCGAACAGCGTGCCCACCGCGCGCTGCTCGCCGTCGGCCGTCTCAACCCCGGCGTGACCCTCGCCGCGGCCTCGACCGAGCTGGACATGATCCAGCACCAGCTCGATCAGCAATACCCCAAGGCTGAACTAGCAACGTTCGGCGGACTCGCCGTGCCCTTGGAGGCGATTCCCAAGCCCTTCCGCGGCTCGGCCAGTTCCATTGTTCTGCTGCTCGAAGTCGTTGTCGGCCTGGTGCTGCTGATCGCGTGCACCAACACCGCGCTGGTGCTGCTGGCGCAGGCGCTCGGCCGTCAGCGCGAGTGGGCGCTGCGCGCCGCGCTGGGCGCCAGCCGCCGCCGCCTTCTCCGCCAAGGCCTGGTGCACAGCGTCCTTCTCGCCCTCATCGCCGGCGGCCTCGGTCTCGGCATTGCCGAGTTGCTCTGGCCGCTCTTGATCCGCCTGCGGCCCTCGGGCTTTCCGCTGGCGCCGCCCACGGGTTTGAGCGCCTCGCTCATCGCCTTTACGTTCGCTCTGGCGCTCGTGGCCGGCATTCTGTTTGGACTCGCTCCTGCCCTGCAAGCCACGCGCCTGCGTGTCCTCGACTACATCAAAGACGGTACGCCCGGCTCCGGCGGCGTGCGCTCGCGCCTGCGCAGCGGCTTCATCATCGCCCAGATGGCGCTCTGCGTCGTGGTGCTGGTCGGCGCGGCGCTGTGCCTGCGCTCGCTCGCCCGCGCCCGCGCCATCAATCCCGGCTTTGACACCCAGCACCTGGTCCTCGTCCATGATGTCAGCCCGCAGTCGCTCGGCCATAACGGTCCCGCAGCGCATCAATTCCTGCTTCAGGTTCGTCAGGCGGTCGATCGCGTGCCCGGCGTCACCGCGGCCGCCTGGATCGTCGAAGTGCCGCTCCAGACCGGCGAATCCGATGCCATGGTCCTGCCCCCCGGCGCATCCCCTGGCACTCACGGCGAAGGTTATCGCGTCGAGGTCACCAGCGTCTCGCCCAATTATTTCCGCGCCAGCGGTACGCCGCTGCTGGCGGGCCGCGGCTTCACCGAAGCCGACCTCGCCGCCGGCCGTCACCTCATCGTGATCAACGAAAATCTCGCGCGCCATTTCTGGCCGCAGGGCGGCGCCGTTGGGCACGAGTTCACCTTCCCCGGCGACAGCACGCATCCGCCCGCGACCATTGTTGGCGTCGCTGCCAACGGCAAGTACCACAACCTGAACGAATCCCCCCGCCCGTACCTGTATGAGCTCACTCCCATCGCCACCCCCGGCTCGCTCATGATCCACGTCGCCGGCTCGCCGGCCAGCTTTTTGCCGGCCATCCGCAAGCAGTTGCAATTGCTCGATCCCAACTTGCTCAGCGCCAATATCCAGACCGGCGCTGCCTTTATGGAACTGCCGCTCTACACGGCGCGTATGACAAGCGTGCTCCTCGGCAGTTTCGGCATCTTGGCGCTGCTGCTCGCCATTGTCGGTCTTTATGGCGTCATGGCCACGACGGTCACGCGCCGCACCCGCGAATACGGCATTCGCATGGCCCTGGGCGCCGGCTCTGGAAATTTGCTGCGCCTTGTGCTCGGCCAGGGCCTCCGCCTCGCCCTCTGGGGTACCCTTGCCGGAGTCGTTCTGGCTGCGCTCCTCACCCGTTATCTCTCCTCACTCCTTTACGGCATGAGCCCGGCCGATCCGGTCAGCTACTTCGCTGCGGTGGCGCTCCTCATCGCCGTGACCCTCCTCGCCAGCCTCATCCCCGCTTTGCGCGCCGCCCGCGTCGACCCCCTGCCTGCGCTGCGTCAGGAGTAA
- a CDS encoding aldehyde dehydrogenase family protein, which yields MANAAQSVAEARELIERAHAAWQTYREFSQAQVDAIVGAMAAAATAHAERLAKLAVDETTYGKVADKIQKNLFASEKVYSAIRDMRTVGPLSEDRERGIIEMGVSMGVVAAILPCTNPTSTAIYKILISLKAGNAIVLSPHPAAMRCICETVGLMHQAAVAQGAPGDLIGCFSTPTREGTQEMMSHRRTKVILATGGMGIVKAAYSSGKPAFGVGPGNVPAYIDRSADVARAVGHVVAGKSFDWGTICSSEQALVAETALREPILAELKKQNVYLMSPEEADKMGKTLIHPETFTVNAKCVGQAPQKLAAMAGFGEKVGPEIRVLAAELAGMGKQYPLSAEKLSPVLALFFLPDRVRAMDRCRDLLHFGGLGHTCVIHAQDEAVIRDYGARMPAYRVVVNSPSPQGSIGLTTNLFPAMTLGCGAIGGNITSDNIGPQHLMNIKRIAWDKGERVSGSADQRVSGVGAPVGSTCTCQHAAPKDELRATVERILAERGIHPAPEATPPAPDPRPLTPAFTPPPLPPKPKPVAFVCEADVREAANAGRKIAIGPKTIVTPAARDLGRERDIFLVTT from the coding sequence GTGGCCAACGCGGCACAATCCGTAGCTGAGGCACGCGAGCTGATCGAGCGCGCGCACGCGGCCTGGCAGACCTACCGCGAATTTTCACAGGCCCAGGTGGACGCCATTGTGGGCGCCATGGCGGCAGCCGCAACTGCACATGCGGAGCGGCTGGCGAAACTGGCGGTCGACGAGACCACCTACGGCAAGGTCGCCGACAAAATCCAGAAGAACCTGTTTGCCTCGGAGAAGGTCTACAGCGCCATCCGGGACATGCGCACCGTGGGCCCGCTCAGCGAAGACCGAGAGCGCGGCATCATCGAGATGGGGGTTTCGATGGGGGTAGTGGCGGCGATACTTCCCTGCACCAACCCTACGTCGACTGCCATTTACAAGATCCTGATTTCGCTCAAGGCGGGTAACGCGATTGTGCTGAGTCCGCATCCGGCGGCGATGCGCTGCATTTGCGAGACCGTGGGGCTGATGCATCAGGCGGCGGTGGCGCAGGGTGCGCCGGGCGATCTGATCGGCTGCTTTTCGACGCCGACGCGCGAAGGCACGCAGGAGATGATGTCGCACCGGCGCACCAAGGTGATTCTGGCGACGGGCGGCATGGGCATCGTGAAGGCCGCCTATAGCTCGGGCAAGCCGGCGTTTGGGGTGGGACCAGGCAATGTGCCGGCGTACATCGACCGCTCGGCGGATGTGGCGCGGGCGGTGGGGCACGTAGTCGCGGGCAAGAGCTTTGACTGGGGCACGATTTGCTCCTCCGAGCAGGCGCTGGTGGCGGAGACGGCGCTGCGCGAGCCGATTCTGGCGGAGCTGAAAAAGCAGAACGTCTATTTGATGTCGCCGGAAGAAGCGGACAAGATGGGCAAGACGCTGATCCATCCGGAGACGTTCACGGTCAACGCCAAATGTGTCGGCCAGGCGCCGCAAAAGCTGGCAGCGATGGCGGGGTTTGGCGAGAAGGTGGGGCCGGAAATTCGTGTGCTGGCCGCGGAACTGGCGGGCATGGGCAAGCAGTATCCGCTCTCGGCGGAAAAACTGTCGCCGGTGCTGGCGCTGTTTTTTCTCCCGGACCGGGTGCGCGCGATGGACCGCTGCCGCGACCTGCTGCACTTTGGCGGCCTGGGACATACGTGTGTGATTCACGCCCAGGATGAAGCCGTGATCCGCGATTACGGAGCGCGCATGCCGGCGTACCGCGTGGTGGTGAACAGCCCCTCGCCGCAGGGATCGATTGGCCTCACGACAAACCTGTTTCCAGCCATGACGCTGGGCTGCGGAGCGATTGGCGGCAACATCACCAGCGACAATATTGGACCGCAGCACTTGATGAACATCAAGAGAATCGCGTGGGACAAAGGGGAGCGAGTCAGCGGGTCAGCGGATCAGCGGGTCAGCGGGGTGGGGGCGCCGGTGGGATCCACGTGTACCTGTCAGCACGCCGCGCCCAAGGATGAGCTGCGAGCGACGGTCGAGCGCATCCTGGCGGAACGCGGCATCCATCCTGCCCCCGAGGCAACCCCGCCGGCCCCTGACCCCAGGCCCCTGACCCCTGCCTTCACGCCGCCGCCACTACCGCCGAAGCCCAAGCCGGTGGCGTTTGTGTGCGAAGCGGATGTGCGCGAGGCGGCGAACGCGGGCAGGAAAATTGCGATTGGCCCAAAGACTATCGTGACGCCCGCAGCGCGGGATCTGGGGCGTGAGCGCGACATATTTTTGGTCACCACGTAG
- the eutM gene encoding ethanolamine utilization microcompartment protein EutM, translated as MEALGMIETRGLVGSIEAADAMVKAANVVLLGKEYIGAGYVTVMVRGDVGAVKAATDAGAAAARRVGELVSVHVIPRPHSEVEKILPNKGVIPADSKK; from the coding sequence ATGGAAGCTTTGGGAATGATTGAAACCAGAGGCCTGGTGGGTTCGATTGAAGCCGCCGACGCCATGGTGAAGGCCGCCAACGTGGTCCTGCTGGGCAAGGAATATATCGGCGCCGGCTATGTGACGGTAATGGTGCGCGGCGACGTGGGCGCGGTCAAGGCGGCCACGGACGCGGGCGCGGCAGCGGCGCGGCGAGTGGGCGAACTGGTGAGCGTTCACGTGATTCCGCGGCCGCACAGCGAAGTCGAAAAGATTCTGCCGAACAAGGGCGTCATCCCCGCCGACAGCAAGAAGTAA
- a CDS encoding ABC transporter permease, whose protein sequence is MRDLRYALRLIAKSPWLSLIAVLSLALGLGVNATIFSVANGLLLQKPAVASPDRLVEVYTHDPSPRAALNGDYPLSYLDYLAYEKQATSLSGLLIYNPVSQPNVIPSPGASPMPWTGQLVSGNYFDVLGLHPALGRWFLPNEAAVKGSSPVVVLSWATWQRQFGGDGSVLGRTVSLNGMPFVVIGVAPRGFQGLFHAVECNFWAPVTMSDRLGLPGILESRGNRSLFAVGRLKPGVTVAAASAQLDAVQHHLDREYPNGELPTFGGLAAPLGSVPLPFRGFATGGILLLEIVVGLVLLIACANAALVLLAQALGRQREWALRAALGAGRGRLIRQGLIHSVVLAVIAGGLALVIAAGLHPLLLHLVPADTPIAAPPALSSTVVWFTFALALAVGILFGLLPALQAARVRILDYIKDGTPGSGAVRSRTRSGFIMAQIALCMMVLVGAALCLRSLARARAINPGFDTQHLIVVTTLNPQSLGHTGKDAETFLKNLRAGVSAVPGVSAAGYTTQPPLQVGESDTFVLPEGMAPPPHAQGFRSEYTQVSPDFFKASGTPLVSGRGFTDADLASGRQLVVINQTLAQQFWPHGDAVGHTLLRNGQGGTPMTIVGVAADGKYNSLDESPRPYFYPLTTIAMPATMMIHVAGNPQAFLTPVRRVLQNADPQMLSSNVETGAQFMQSPLFTAKMSGVLLSGFGILALLLALVGLYGVMASTVARRAREYGIRMALGADAPNLLRLVVSQGLRLAAWGILAGVILAALATHFMTSLLYGMSPADPISYIAAAVLLALITLLASLIPALRASRTDPLRALRQE, encoded by the coding sequence ATGCGTGATCTTCGCTATGCCCTTCGTCTGATCGCCAAAAGCCCCTGGCTGTCGCTCATCGCCGTGCTCTCCCTCGCCCTGGGCCTCGGCGTCAACGCCACCATATTCAGCGTCGCCAACGGCCTGCTGCTGCAAAAACCAGCCGTCGCCAGTCCCGACCGTCTGGTCGAGGTTTACACCCACGATCCCTCGCCGCGCGCGGCGCTGAATGGCGACTACCCGCTCAGCTACCTCGACTATCTCGCCTACGAAAAGCAAGCCACCAGCCTCTCCGGCCTGCTTATCTACAATCCCGTCAGCCAACCCAACGTCATTCCTTCGCCCGGCGCTTCGCCCATGCCCTGGACCGGCCAGTTGGTCTCGGGTAATTACTTCGACGTCCTCGGTCTGCACCCGGCTCTCGGCCGCTGGTTTTTGCCAAACGAAGCCGCCGTCAAGGGATCCAGCCCCGTGGTCGTGCTCTCCTGGGCCACCTGGCAGCGGCAATTCGGTGGCGACGGCAGCGTACTCGGCCGCACGGTTTCGCTGAACGGCATGCCCTTCGTGGTTATTGGCGTTGCCCCACGTGGTTTCCAGGGTCTCTTCCATGCTGTCGAGTGCAATTTCTGGGCGCCGGTCACCATGTCCGACCGTCTGGGCTTGCCCGGGATTCTAGAAAGCCGTGGCAACCGCAGCCTGTTCGCCGTCGGCCGCCTCAAGCCTGGCGTCACCGTCGCCGCCGCCAGTGCCCAGCTTGATGCCGTACAGCACCACCTCGACCGCGAATACCCCAATGGCGAGCTGCCCACCTTCGGCGGTCTCGCCGCGCCTCTCGGCTCCGTGCCGCTGCCCTTCCGCGGCTTCGCCACCGGCGGCATTCTGCTGCTGGAAATTGTCGTCGGCCTCGTCCTCCTCATTGCTTGCGCCAATGCCGCCCTCGTGCTCCTGGCGCAAGCTCTCGGCCGCCAGCGTGAGTGGGCTTTGCGCGCCGCCCTGGGCGCCGGCCGCGGCCGTCTCATCCGCCAGGGCCTGATCCACAGCGTGGTGCTGGCCGTCATCGCCGGCGGCCTCGCGCTGGTGATCGCCGCAGGCTTGCACCCACTGTTGCTGCATCTCGTACCCGCCGATACGCCCATTGCCGCGCCTCCAGCACTGAGCAGTACCGTCGTTTGGTTCACTTTTGCCCTGGCTCTCGCGGTAGGCATCCTCTTCGGCCTGCTGCCGGCACTGCAAGCCGCGCGTGTGCGCATTCTCGATTACATCAAAGACGGCACGCCCGGCTCCGGCGCCGTTCGCTCCCGCACCCGCAGCGGCTTCATCATGGCCCAGATCGCCCTCTGCATGATGGTGCTGGTGGGCGCGGCTCTTTGCCTGCGCTCGCTCGCCCGTGCCCGCGCCATCAATCCTGGCTTCGACACCCAGCACCTGATCGTCGTCACCACCCTTAACCCGCAGTCCCTCGGCCACACCGGAAAGGATGCGGAGACGTTTCTGAAAAACCTGCGCGCTGGCGTCAGCGCCGTCCCCGGCGTCAGCGCGGCCGGCTACACCACGCAGCCGCCGCTGCAAGTCGGCGAGTCCGATACTTTCGTGCTGCCCGAGGGCATGGCGCCGCCGCCGCATGCGCAAGGCTTCCGCTCCGAGTACACCCAAGTTTCGCCGGATTTCTTCAAGGCGTCCGGCACGCCGTTGGTCAGCGGCCGCGGCTTTACCGATGCCGACTTGGCCTCCGGCCGCCAACTCGTCGTCATCAACCAGACCTTGGCGCAGCAGTTCTGGCCGCACGGTGATGCCGTCGGCCACACGCTCTTGCGCAACGGCCAGGGCGGCACGCCCATGACCATCGTTGGCGTCGCCGCCGACGGCAAATACAATTCCCTCGACGAATCTCCCCGTCCGTACTTTTATCCCCTCACCACCATCGCTATGCCCGCCACGATGATGATCCACGTCGCCGGCAACCCGCAGGCGTTTCTCACTCCGGTCCGCCGCGTTCTGCAAAACGCCGACCCGCAGATGCTCAGCAGCAACGTCGAAACCGGCGCTCAGTTCATGCAGTCACCGCTGTTCACAGCGAAGATGTCCGGCGTCCTGCTCAGCGGCTTTGGCATTCTCGCCCTGCTGCTCGCCCTCGTCGGCCTCTACGGCGTCATGGCCTCGACCGTCGCCCGCCGCGCCCGTGAATACGGCATCCGCATGGCACTGGGAGCCGACGCCCCGAATCTCCTGCGCCTGGTCGTGAGCCAGGGCCTGCGCCTCGCCGCCTGGGGCATTCTGGCCGGCGTCATTCTGGCCGCCCTCGCCACTCACTTCATGACCTCGTTGCTCTATGGCATGAGCCCCGCCGACCCCATCAGCTATATCGCCGCCGCAGTCCTCCTGGCCCTCATCACTCTCCTCGCCAGCCTGATCCCGGCCCTCCGCGCCTCCCGCACCGACCCCCTCCGCGCCCTGCGCCAGGAATAG
- a CDS encoding radical SAM protein — MVKARHKPISRRLREWAAIWHGVRSTEHPVQVHMVPMRRCNLACGYCNEYDDHSKPVPIEEMRRRVDHLARLGTSLVTISGGEPLLHPELDDIIARIRERGMLAGCITNGYLLVKERIERLNRAGLDYLQISIDNVQPDDVSVKSLKVLDKKLALLAEYARFNVNINSVLGSGVRHPEDALTIAKRAVECGFATTVGIIHDGHGQLRPLAEQEMAIYEQVRRLGKREFFRLNKFQDNIARGKPNDWKCRAGSRYLYICENGLVHYCSQQRGTPGIPLAEYTIEDIRREYGLKKACAPYCTVACAHYTSIMDFWRDEQKAPEAMRARSAEAAEGAELVQIK, encoded by the coding sequence ATGGTCAAGGCACGCCACAAACCGATCTCCCGGCGCCTGCGCGAGTGGGCGGCAATCTGGCATGGGGTACGCTCGACCGAGCACCCGGTGCAGGTGCATATGGTGCCGATGCGGCGCTGCAACCTGGCATGCGGCTACTGCAACGAGTACGACGATCACTCGAAGCCGGTGCCGATTGAGGAGATGCGGCGCCGGGTGGACCATCTGGCGCGGCTGGGCACGAGCCTGGTGACGATCAGCGGCGGCGAACCGTTGCTGCACCCGGAGTTGGACGACATCATCGCCCGCATCCGCGAGCGGGGCATGCTGGCAGGCTGCATTACCAACGGCTATCTGCTGGTCAAGGAGCGCATTGAGCGGCTGAACCGGGCCGGGCTCGACTACCTGCAGATCTCGATCGACAACGTGCAGCCGGATGACGTGTCGGTCAAGAGTCTCAAGGTACTGGACAAGAAGCTGGCGCTGCTGGCGGAATATGCCCGGTTCAACGTGAACATTAATAGTGTGCTGGGATCAGGCGTGCGGCATCCGGAAGATGCGCTGACCATTGCGAAACGGGCGGTGGAATGCGGCTTTGCCACCACGGTGGGCATTATTCACGATGGGCATGGACAGCTTCGGCCGCTCGCGGAGCAGGAAATGGCGATCTACGAGCAGGTACGGCGGCTGGGCAAGCGCGAGTTTTTCCGGCTGAACAAGTTTCAGGACAACATCGCGCGCGGCAAACCGAACGACTGGAAGTGCCGCGCCGGCAGCCGTTATCTGTATATCTGCGAAAACGGGCTGGTGCATTACTGCTCGCAGCAGCGCGGCACGCCGGGCATCCCACTGGCCGAATACACCATCGAAGACATCCGCCGCGAGTACGGGCTGAAGAAAGCCTGCGCACCCTATTGCACCGTGGCCTGCGCGCATTACACCTCGATCATGGACTTCTGGCGGGATGAGCAGAAGGCCCCGGAGGCCATGAGGGCGCGGAGCGCGGAGGCGGCCGAGGGGGCGGAGTTGGTGCAGATCAAATGA
- the recJ gene encoding single-stranded-DNA-specific exonuclease RecJ → MKTNSADRIQVALGVSPLLARLLAERGWSEIEAVTEFLYPRLEHTHSPWLMLGMEPAVARTLRAIAAGESIRILGDYDVDGTIATVILRQALKTLGAEVSYELPERLGNGYGLRAETFERAAADGVKLAITVDNGIREQEALERAQALGIDVIITDHHLPPQTLPTVVAIVNPHQAGCEYPDKNLCGSGVAFKLAQALLERSGKLEGTWPAGLRSYLKLVAIATVADAVPLLGENRVFARFGLEGLERPVNPGLRALLGFAMAKGKTRVTSRDVAFGLAPRLNAAGRMGAADRVVELFSAPAAEAGGIAQALEGLNQERQQCCARMLAEIEARGLGEEPGVQVISGEGWHRGVLGIVANKVVERTQRPVVIVSLEEGRAHGSGRAPDGMHLLQVIEGCGDLFDRFGGHAQAVGFSMDAGKLEALRTYLAQAEMPTPARKNAEYFEVRLSELTPPICKELARLQPFGEGNPEPVLRVRGARLAEAPQVLKERHLKLVVEEDGVRHTALLWNSTDCARLAPGVELELIGRLETTMHERFGEQTRLMLREFFVTSAAVL, encoded by the coding sequence GTGAAGACGAACTCTGCCGACAGGATTCAGGTGGCGCTGGGGGTGTCGCCTCTTTTGGCGCGGCTGCTGGCCGAGCGCGGGTGGAGTGAAATTGAAGCCGTTACGGAGTTTTTGTATCCGCGACTGGAGCATACTCATTCGCCTTGGCTGATGCTGGGGATGGAGCCAGCCGTTGCGCGGACTTTGCGGGCCATCGCCGCCGGCGAGAGCATACGGATTCTCGGGGACTATGACGTCGATGGGACGATTGCGACCGTCATTTTGCGGCAGGCGCTGAAGACACTGGGGGCCGAAGTTAGCTATGAGCTGCCGGAGCGTCTGGGCAATGGGTATGGGTTGCGGGCGGAAACGTTCGAGCGCGCGGCAGCGGATGGCGTAAAGCTGGCGATTACGGTCGATAACGGCATCCGCGAGCAGGAGGCGCTGGAGCGGGCGCAGGCGCTGGGCATCGACGTAATCATCACCGATCACCATTTGCCGCCACAAACATTGCCGACGGTGGTGGCGATTGTGAATCCGCATCAGGCGGGTTGCGAATATCCGGATAAGAATTTATGCGGGTCGGGGGTGGCGTTCAAGCTGGCGCAGGCGCTGCTGGAGCGCAGCGGCAAGCTGGAGGGCACGTGGCCGGCGGGGCTGCGGTCATATTTGAAGCTGGTGGCGATCGCGACGGTGGCGGATGCAGTGCCGCTGCTGGGAGAAAACCGGGTGTTTGCGCGGTTTGGGTTGGAGGGGCTGGAGCGGCCGGTGAATCCCGGGCTGCGGGCGCTGCTGGGATTTGCGATGGCGAAGGGAAAAACGCGCGTCACCAGCCGGGATGTGGCGTTTGGGCTGGCGCCGCGGCTCAATGCCGCGGGCAGGATGGGCGCGGCGGATCGGGTGGTCGAGCTATTCTCTGCCCCGGCGGCGGAGGCGGGTGGGATTGCGCAGGCGCTGGAGGGGCTGAACCAGGAGCGGCAGCAGTGCTGCGCGCGGATGCTGGCGGAAATTGAAGCGCGGGGGCTGGGCGAGGAGCCCGGGGTGCAGGTCATTTCCGGCGAGGGTTGGCACCGGGGCGTGCTGGGGATTGTGGCCAACAAGGTGGTGGAGAGGACACAGCGGCCGGTGGTGATCGTGAGCCTCGAGGAGGGACGGGCACATGGGTCGGGACGGGCGCCGGACGGGATGCATTTGCTACAGGTCATCGAAGGCTGCGGAGATCTGTTTGACCGCTTTGGCGGACATGCGCAGGCGGTGGGGTTTTCAATGGACGCGGGCAAGCTGGAGGCGCTGCGGACCTACCTGGCGCAGGCGGAGATGCCTACGCCGGCTCGCAAAAACGCGGAGTATTTCGAGGTCCGGCTGAGCGAGTTGACGCCGCCGATTTGCAAAGAACTGGCGCGCCTGCAGCCGTTCGGGGAAGGCAACCCCGAGCCCGTCCTGCGGGTGCGGGGCGCGCGGCTGGCGGAGGCGCCGCAAGTCCTGAAAGAGCGTCATTTGAAGCTGGTGGTCGAAGAGGATGGGGTGCGGCATACGGCGCTGCTGTGGAATTCGACCGATTGCGCACGGCTGGCGCCGGGAGTGGAACTGGAGCTGATCGGGCGGCTGGAGACGACGATGCACGAGCGCTTTGGGGAGCAGACCCGGCTGATGCTGCGTGAGTTTTTCGTGACCTCGGCAGCAGTTCTGTGA
- a CDS encoding methyltransferase domain-containing protein produces the protein MATDAALGIKGIQEERQPGHWLLASLGKRVLRPGGRELTNWMLSRLAIGANDRVVEFAPGMGATARQTLAAKPREYVAVERDAAAAARMCRKLAAIGGDAVRCVENSADATGLASASYSVVYGEAMLSLHTAEQKRRIIAEAARLLEPGGRYGIHELCLTPDEIDADSRREISSVMSREIHVGVQPITSSEWRELLAEAGLRVVAESHAPMHLLEPRRLIADEGLLGVARIACNLARRPAARARVKTMRRLFRKYTEQMGAIAFVAVKA, from the coding sequence ATGGCAACCGATGCGGCGCTGGGGATCAAAGGGATACAAGAGGAACGGCAGCCGGGCCACTGGTTGCTGGCGAGCCTGGGCAAGCGGGTGCTGCGGCCGGGCGGACGCGAGCTGACGAACTGGATGCTGTCGCGGCTGGCGATTGGCGCCAACGACCGCGTGGTGGAGTTCGCGCCGGGGATGGGGGCGACGGCGCGGCAGACGCTCGCCGCCAAGCCGCGGGAGTACGTCGCGGTGGAACGCGACGCCGCGGCGGCGGCCCGCATGTGCCGCAAACTGGCAGCGATAGGTGGCGACGCGGTGCGCTGCGTAGAAAACAGCGCCGACGCCACCGGGCTGGCCTCGGCAAGCTACAGCGTGGTCTACGGCGAAGCCATGCTGAGCCTGCATACGGCGGAGCAGAAGCGCCGGATCATTGCCGAGGCCGCCCGGTTACTGGAGCCGGGCGGACGCTACGGGATCCACGAGTTGTGTCTGACGCCGGATGAGATCGATGCGGATTCGCGGCGCGAAATTTCCAGCGTGATGTCGCGTGAGATCCACGTGGGCGTGCAACCCATTACCAGTTCGGAATGGCGCGAGTTACTGGCCGAGGCCGGCCTGCGCGTCGTGGCGGAATCGCATGCCCCGATGCACTTGCTGGAGCCCCGCCGCCTGATCGCGGACGAAGGGCTGCTGGGGGTGGCGCGGATTGCCTGCAACCTGGCACGCAGGCCGGCCGCCCGGGCGCGGGTGAAGACCATGCGGCGGCTGTTCCGGAAGTATACGGAGCAGATGGGCGCGATCGCGTTCGTAGCGGTGAAGGCCTAG
- a CDS encoding DUF1902 domain-containing protein: MVIHVRAFWDCEAKVWVAESSDGPGLVTEATGPDALQAKLRVLIPELLEANGLSAPAEPDFTVELVAAYAEPVAPARV; encoded by the coding sequence ATGGTGATTCACGTTCGTGCGTTTTGGGATTGCGAAGCTAAGGTTTGGGTCGCGGAATCGTCCGACGGGCCCGGGCTGGTCACCGAGGCTACTGGACCCGATGCGCTTCAGGCGAAGCTGCGGGTTCTGATACCCGAGTTACTTGAAGCTAATGGTCTATCTGCGCCGGCTGAGCCCGATTTCACCGTGGAGTTGGTCGCGGCCTACGCTGAGCCTGTGGCGCCCGCTCGAGTGTAG